The Prionailurus bengalensis isolate Pbe53 chromosome E2, Fcat_Pben_1.1_paternal_pri, whole genome shotgun sequence region ACTATGTGATAACATTGAACAGTGATGTTTGCATACGGACTGTCTGGTTATTAGAGACTTTGGAAAAGGAAGGCTAAGGCAAGGTGGAAGAATAATTAATCCTCTGAAAAGACCTCTCAAAACAACCACATTTAGACactgaaaaaggaagataaaaattctAACTTTTAGAAACATTTcagtgaataagtgaatgaaggaTTAAAccaattttatatttgaaatgatttcaatGATTAGTTTTGGCATGGATTGGTTCATTTTCAAGAATTTCCAAAGTCCTTTCAgagaatatttaagaataaaaatgaattttggaggggcagctgggtagctcaCTTGGTCGGATATCTGACCTCAGCCCAAGAtaccatctcatggttcgagaatccaagccctacatcagactctctgctgataactcagagcctttAGCCTGCTTCTGAAtatgcatctctctctctgcttctcccctgcttgcactctttctctcaaaaatgagtaaaatatttttaaagatttacaataatgtatttcagttttccccaaacaaacactgaaggaattcaccaccactaaaccagccctacaagagaccctaagggggattctgtgagtgaaatgttgcaaggaccacaaaggaccagagacatcactacaagcatgaaacctaaagacatcataatgactctaaacccatatctttctgtaataacactgaatgtaaatggactaaatgccccaaccaaaagacgtagggtatcagaatggattaaaaaaaaaatctatttgctgtctacaagagactcattttagacctgaggacaccttcagattgacagtgaggggatggagaactgtcatgttactggaagtcaaaagaaagctggagtagccatacttatatcagacaaactagactttaaattaaaggctgtaacaagaaatgaagaagggcattatataattattgtatggtctatccatcaggaagagctaacaattataaatgtctatgagctgaatacaggagcccccaaatatataaaacaactaatcacaaacataagcagccTTAtggataagaatatggtaattgcaggggactctGATAcctcacttacagcaatggagagatcatctagacacacaatcaataaagaaacaagggcattggggcgcctgggtggcacagtcggttaagcatccgacttcagccaggtcacgatctcgcggtccaggagttcgagccccgcgtcgggctctgggctgatggctcagagcctggagcctgtttcagattctgtgtctccctctctctctgcctctcccccgttcatgctctgtctctctctgtcccaaaaataaataaacgttgaaaaaaaaattaaaaaaaaaataaaataaaataaagaaacaagggccctgagtgatacactggatcagatggacttgacagatatatttaaacctctgcatcccaaagcaacagaatacactttcttctcgagtgtacatggaacattctccaagatagatcacatactgggtcacaaaacagcccttcataagtataaaagaattgagatcataccatacacgctttcagaccacagtgccatgaaacttgaaatcaaccacaggaaaaagtctggaaaacctccaaaagcatggaggttaaagaacaccctactaaagaatgaatgggttacccaggcaattagaggagaaattttaaaatatacggaaacaaatgaaaatgaaaatacaacaatccaaacgctttgggatgcagcgaaaggcagtcctgagaggaaaatagattgcaatccaggcctacctcaggaaacaagaaaaatcccaaatcaaAACCTAAGAGCACACCTActggaaatagaagcagaacagcaaagacaccccaaacccagcagaagaagacaaatagtaaagatcagagcaaaaataaaaaaatatggaatctaaaaaaaactgtagagcagatcaatgaaaccaagagttggtgtttttgaaaaaataaacaaaattgataaagctttagccaggctcctcaaaaagaaaagggagaggacccaaatggataaaatcatgaatgaaaatggaattattacaaccaatccctcagaaatacaagcaattatcagggaacagtatgaaaagttatatgccaacaaactgaacaacctggaagaagtggaaaaattcCTGAGCACCcaaacacttccaaaactcaaacaggaagagatagaaaacttgaatagacccataaccagtgaagaaattgaatcagttatcaaaaatctcccaacaaataagagtccaggaccagatggcttccctggggaattctaccagacatttgaagcagagttaacacctatccttctcaagctgttccaaaaaagagaaagggaaggaaaacttccagactcattctatgaagccagcattactttggtTCTCAAGCCAGACCAAggcccagcaaaaaaaaagagacctacaggccaatatccctgatgaatatggatgcaacaATTCTCATTAAGAtagtagcaaattgaattcaacagcatataaaaagaattcttcaccatgatcaagtgggattcattcctgggctgcagggctggttcaacgttcgcaaatcaatcaatgtgatacatcacattaataaagatCCTGTCAATAAAATGATCCtgtcaactgatgcagaaaaagcaattgacaaaattcagcatctttcttaataaaaaccctggaggAAGTCGTgatacttaaatatcataaaaggcatttgtgaaaagcccacagctaatatcatcctcaatggggaaaaactgagagctttccccctgagatcaggaacacgacagggatgtccactctcaccgatataacatagttttggaagttctagcatcaacagtgagacaacaaaaggaaatcaaaagcatcaaaattggcaaagatgaagccaaGCTTTCAGTACTCAGCAAAGTCGCAgagtacaaaattaatgtacagaaatcagttgcattattatacactaataacgaagcaacagaaagacaaataaagaaaatgatcccattgacaattgcaccaagaagcataaaatacctaggaataaaccgaaccaaaaatctgtatgctgaaaactatagaaagtttatgaaggaaattgaagaagataccaaaaaatggaaaaacattccatgctcatggattggaaaaataaatactgttaaaatgtcaatactacacaaagcaatctacacattcaatgcaatcctaatcaaaattgcaccagcattcttcttgaagctagaacaagcaatcctaaaatttgtacggaaccacaaaagaccccgaatagccaaagtaatattgaataagatgaccaaagcgggaggcatcacaatcccagactttagcctctactacaaagctgtaatcaagacagcatggtattggcacaaaaaccaacacataggccaatggaagagaatagagactccagaattggactccacaaaagtatggccaactaatctttgacaaagcaggaaagaatattcaatggaaaaaagacagtctaacaaatggtgctgggagaactggacagcaacatgcagaagaatgaaaccagaccactttcttacaccattcacaaaaataaactcaaaatggataaaggacctgaatgtgagacaggaaatgatcaaaacgcgaggagaaagcaggaaaaaacctctcttacctcagccgcagcaatttcttacttgacacatccccaaagacgagggaattaaaagcaaaagtgaactattgggacttaatcaagataaaaactactgcactgcaaaggaaacaagtcaacaaaactaaaaggaaaccaacggaatggggaaagatatttgcaaatgacatatcaaagggctagtatccaaaatctataaagagctcaccaaactccacacctcaaagacaagtaatccagtgaagaaatgggcagaaaacatggatagacacttctctaaagaagacatccggatggccaacaggcacatgaaaagatgctcaacgtcactcctcatcagggaaacacaaatcaaaaccacaccgagatatcatctcatgccagtcagagtggctaaaatgaacaaatcaggagactatagatgctggagaggatgtggagaaacgagaaccctcttgcactgttggtgggaatacaaactggtgcagttcctctggaaaacagtggggagattcctcaaaaaattaaaaatagatctaccctatgacccagcaatagcactgttaggaatttacccaagggatacaggagtactgatgcataggggcacttgtaccccaatgtttatagcagcactttcaacaatagctaaattatggaaagagcttaaatgtccatcaactgacaaatggataaagaaattgtggtttatatacacagtgcaATACTACTTGgaaacgagaaagaatgaaatatggccttttgcagtaacgtggatggaactgaagagtgttatgctaagtcatacagaaaagacaggtaccatatattttcacttttatgtggatcctgagaaacttaatacaagaccatgggggaggggaaggaaaaagaaaaagggagggagggagacaaaccataagagactcttaaaaactgagaataaactgagggtttgtgggggctgggagggaggggagagtgggtgatgagcattgaggaaggcacctgttggaatgagcactggttgttgtatggaaacaaatctgacaataaatttcatatttgaaaaaatgagaagcaaccaaaaataaataaataaatatttaaaaaaataaaactttacgAAAATGGATTTTGGTCCTGGGATTCAAATGGAACTGACTTAAGGTGGGGTTTTCCCCCAAGTATTTTATACGCTTGATCTCTTCTGGCAGTATGGGTTCCACTAAGGGCAATTGTCCCGGTTTGGCGATATCCATCGTAACTTCATTTCTACCCTCCATCTTCATCCAAGTCATCACTGAGTGTAAATACTAAGAACCACAACTTGCATTTGTTCCTACATcactctttaaaaagaatattctttaccTGACTTTGCCAACAAGCCTATGGTGTTATGAAAAGACACAAGTAAAAGATACACGATCAGTTCTCTCACTTACTATCTTCACATGCATATATGTTAAATGCTAATATCCAAAATTAATACCCATCACAGGATATCAGCAGTGAAGAAATAGGGAGCATCAGGACGGTGGCTCCCCCATGGAGACAAAAATGGACTAAATTACTTTGTGAGTGCTCCAGAAGGCAATTAGGAGAACCCAGCCCAAGCAGACaagtagaaaagaagagaaacattgAAGAGACAAAGTTTGTGACTATGATGGATGCTGAGACAACAGGTGAGCTTTTGTTTACACACTGGAGAGACCACAGAGCTGAGGACAACAGAGGAAGGTATCATGGGCTCTAAAGAAGTAACTAGACTTTCGTAAACTGGGAAATTACAAAAATTCAGACATTACCAATTACTTGTGTTCTCCTGTAAAAACAAGTTCATAAGCCTAAGCCCAGAagctgttttcttaaatttactaaTCTCAACAAAAGGCCACAAGgccataaagaaatagaagaacttGTTTCACTCACAGGAATGAAATAAATCTCCAAAACTGACCTTAAATTAATTAGAAAGTATCAATGACAAAGAAGTCAAGAAGAAATCATCATAAAGATGCtcatggaggaagaagagaaaacaggtacCTAAATGAGAGCAGAAAAACTATGCATGACCAAAACGTAAGCCCAAAGAGGCAAAGTATAAGAAACAATTGGGAGCTCAAGTGGAGAatctctgaatttaaaaatatacaaaggagTCAGCAACAGACTTGATCAAGCAGAAAAGAGAAGTGGACAATCTAAAGACCGCTTGTTTTAAATTACCTAAGAGGAccaaagaaaaatgtggaaaaggaCAAAGTCTAGGGACACACGGGACACCGACAAGTGGAACAATGTGTACATTAATGGGACCCCATAAGGAGAGCAGAGTAGAGTGAAAGGGGGCAGAGAGTTTCCATGAAGAACTAAAGGCTTGTAGCTCTCTTGTATgtggaaagaagagacaaattcaCAAGCACGGTAAATTCACAGTAGGATAAGTATCAATggtgggagatgggtgagggACAGGTTGCTTGGTGATGGCTATTAAGGAAAGCaattgttatgatgagcactgtaCGTAAGTGATGAGCCACTGAATTATACTGAAATCAATTTTGCACGGTATGTTATCTAattagaatttaagtaaaaatagaagaagaaaaaagacaagacatgaaCACAGTGACACGTTATAATTAACCTACCAAAAATGACCAgtgaaaagagaattttgaaaagcaTGACAAAGGCAACTTATGTACAAGAGAGCTCCTATCAGATTGTGAGTGGGGTTCTCAGTAGACCTTATAGAAAGAAAAGCATGAAACAATGTATTCAAATACTGAAGGATCAAAAACTATCCACCAAGAATACCCTATCTGGCACAGCTGTTTTCCATGCATGTAGAAATGAAGACTTTGCCAAGGCAAAACCCCTCTAAGTTTATCAGCAGATCTGTCctacaaaaatgttaaagaatgtccttctaggggcacctgggtgcctcagttggtcacatatccaactttggttcaagtTATgttctcacggttggtgagtccGTGCCCTGTGTTGTGATCTTGCTGAAGACttagtgcctggagcctgcttcagattctgtctctgtctctctctcaaaatataaataaacattaattttttaaaaaaagtccttGTTGAACTAAAAAGATTCTAAACAGTAACTGAAAAGACATAACATAAAGCTCTCTGAGAAGTATAAATACTTACACAATTATAGAAACCTGTAGTGTTGTAACAAGGTAGGACAAGTCACATTTATTTCTGCTACagactttttcttaaataaaagcagaaaaatcaaaTCTAGGtaataatatatgcaatataaaaaagatttatgaTGTCATCAATATAAAGTGGGTACTGGTGCAGAGATGATAAGTAGAAGAGTTTTGTATAAAATTGACActatcgaggggcgcctgggtggcgcagtcggttaagcgtccgacttcagccaggtcaccatctcggggtccgtgagttcgagccccgcgtcaggctctgggctgatggctcagagcctggagcctgtttccgattctgtgtctccctctctctctgccccttccccgttcatgctctgtctctctctgtcccaaaaataaataaacgttgaaaaaaaaaattaaaaaaaataataataaaataaaataaaattgacactATCGGCTTAAAACTGTGTTAGGGGCATgaggtggctcattcggttaagtgtccaactcctgatttcagcttaggacACGTTCTCCCAGTTTGGGAATTCAAATCCTGTGTTGAGGGTTGCTTCAGGGGCTCATTTGGTTACGtgctcaacttcagctcaggtcatgatctcggggttcatgagtttgagccccgcattgggctctgtgctgacagccagaagCCTGGAgatccagattctgtgtctccctccctctctgcccctcccctgcgtgggCTTGGTCGgtcggtctctctttctctctgtctctctctctgtctgtctctcaggaataaataaacgttaaaaaaaaaaaaaaaaaaaaaaaagcaagccctgTGTTGAGGTCTGCATTAGCAGCATGCATAAAGGTTTGCTATACCTTTAAGATGTTTTAAGTACTCTCTAAGGTAACCAGAATGAAAATACATGCAGCCAATACATTCACCAATAAATACATGATGAAATTAATTCTATTAGCATAACTCACCTAAACAGGATACAACATTCATTTACCACTAATCAAGGAAAGAAATACACAAGATGACTCACAAGTATGCATAGGTAATATTGCTACAAATACATACTTTTATTAGCAAAGGGCATAAAGCTGATCTTATCTGACTTAGACTCACTCACATTGTCCAAAAACATAATGAGTTGAAAATTGTCACcctaaaacaaaatacacaggTAAAAGCAAAATACCACCTAAATAATGCTGTGGAAAGTTCCATACAAAAGGAAGCACATTACTATGgaatttcaaaaccagacaaaatgtAAACCAAAAAATTCTACATAAAAATGATGAACTATTTAAAACAGGcccactatatatacatatatatatatttttaaccttatttactttgagagagaaaaaggtaaagcagaggaggaagaaagaaagaatcccaagcaggctccacagtgtcagcatagagcccgatgcagagctcagactctcgaaccatgagatcatgacctaagcccagaCACCCCTAGCTTTAGCTCTAATTTTCAACTGTGACTATGCACCcatgaaaaaggaacattttgaaTTACCGGCTTATCTTCATGGGCATTAAAATTGTAAAGAATGTTCCTTAAAATCAACCATGGAAACCTCTAATGAAAACTTTTCTGAATTAAGCACTTAAGACATTAAACAATGTGTTATGTTAATAGATCCCTCCTATCACACAGATTTAAGGGTATaatcaattgtttattttttaatgtgcatgtatcagagagagagagagagagagaggacaagccaGGGAGACTCtcagagagatggagggggacatagaatccaaagcaggctccaggctgtgagctctcagcacagagtcagacacggggctcaaagtcacaaaccacaagatcattacctaCGCTGAAGTTgaagtcttaaccaactgagctacccaggctcccctataatccaatctttttttttttttaattttttttttcaacgtttatttatttttgggacagagagagacagagcatgaacgggggaggggcagagagagagggagacacagaatcggaaacaggctccaggctctgagccatcagcccagagcccgacacggggctcgaactcacagaccgtgagatcgtgacctggctgaagtcggatgcttaaacgactgcgccacccaggcgcccctataatccaATCTTTagaatcaaacaaataaaaacctttcatttcttttttgtaattttttaataagtttgagagagaaagggagtgggggtagggagagggagagagagaagggaattccaagcaggctccacactgggtgcagaAATGGACTTAGGGCTTAAACtcaaaccatgaagtcatgacctgagctgaaatcaagactcagatgctaaACCCTCTGAGTCAACCAAGTGCCCCAAAacctttcatttctaaataaacaagtttcaaaaaaattgtaaaataggCCAACAATCACTTTATCAAAAAAATCTTtggtattaaatacatatacattctgagaaaagtaaaaaaaaacaaaaaaaaacaaaaaaaaaaccaatttttcCTGAAGtgaattacatttataattaaaactCTTTTTCTAAATATAGGAAGTTTACTAATTGTCTCCCTCACTTCTCATAAAGCACATGCCCATGTCATATCAGGACTATTGATATAATAAATCATAAAGGAATCTCATATACAACTACTCAACTACCTGATGAAATTACTGGGCCTCTATTTTGTATGATTAAAATGAAAGCCTCCTTAATCCTGGAAAGGATCAACAAGAAAACTTGTGATGTCTCCCTCTAGCATTCCTGGGATCTCTGCACCTAACCCCAAGATGCCCACCACTACCCTCACACACTTCACacaagaagcaaaacagaagtcAGAAATGGATTAACCTAGACTTCCTCAGAAATGCAGAGATTTCCCCAAGACCTCCAAGCAATGGAGAACCAATAAGGTTCTGGAAGACCTCACTATGGATGTGAAGAACCTTCAGTGAAACTGAACAACAATCCTTTGAGAATGTAACAGCATGATGTGTTGGAAAGCAGATGCCTGATGTGAAAGGAGAGACCTAATACTGGCCTTTCCAACCTAATTTCCATTCAAGGAGAGCTGCTCAACCACATTCTGAGGTCCAATTCCTCCTTCACGACTGGACCTCACCTCTGTCATCTGCTTCCTTCCCACCTACCTGGGTGTGTAGCtactgtctcctttctcttcacGGCCCAGACATCTTTCTTTTGTTCCAAAAAGATGACCAGGTCTGGCTTTGACACAACAAGACctgtttattagaaaaaaaagaatgtgagtgTGGTTGGGGATTCTAACTTCTGATCCACTATTGTGCTTAGTAGAGCAGAGAGGACAGAGTAGAAGCTAGAAAATGATTTCCCAAATGCTGTGGGCCAACATCCCCTTTAGAACATGCAGGATGAATTTTCCATGTTCAGATCTTGACCTCCACTTCTGAGTACTACCATGAAAATAATGAGTAGAAATCGGTATTTAAGACAAAAGAGATACCATTTTATGCCACTTAGCCTTTAGAATTGTcattaatgtacagaaatgatGATGTTACCCTAAGGAAGAAAAGGTAAAgctgaaaaggaaacaacaagAAGATTTTTCTGTACATCCACAAACCCCTACTTCTTTCCCTGACTGCAGGGATCTGAATCCCAGTCATGCAAAGAGGAAGATTACAAGAGACAGTCTTCAAGGGAAGGAACAAATCCCTGAGTATGGTTTGGGCAGTGTGGAAGGAGTATTCCTCACCCAAGAAAAGGAGGTGTCCGTAGTTCTCTAACATCACATCCCTGTACAGTTCCCACTGACTGTGGTTCAGGCACCGCAACTCTTCCTGAGAAAATTCTATGGCCACATCCCTGAATGTCAGCAATCCCTGCAATAAAAAACACAGTTATCAAGTGGCCATAGGCAGAGTTCCTAATGCTAGGTCAAATGAAAGAGGCAGTTAATGTCACCAGCCGGACTCCAAGACCTGACTTTAATGCTTGTGCTTGTACCCAGCGATCTTAGTTCCACATTGTACTTAACCTCTTTTTCTATCTTATCTTTTACTTCACAAAAAACACCCCATGGGTATAGTCTCCTGTAGTGGAAACAGAAACCATCCAACAAAAGGTAATGACTGCCCTGAGGAAGAGCTTGGATGAGCTCAGTTGGAGATTAACCCCTGACTCACCTAAGCAAATGCATAATAGATTAAACTACGGAGTGAGTACAGTTCCCTTCATCtcattcaaacattttattttaaatcttttatctttGAGGGAGATAGAGCGTGCACAagtggagggggggcagagagagaaagaattccaaccagggtccatgctcagagtggagaCTGATCTCAGGACTTtcatcctgacctgagcctaaattaagagtaggacgctcaatggactcagccacccaggagctcccttTTAACTCATTATAATACCAAAATCTCACCCAAGGAGGAGCACAAACCTCATTTCCTATGAAATATGCAGAGTATGTACACAACTGTTCTCTTAAGGCTTATGTGCAACCTTATACGCCACTTGACATAAGATGATGGCCTCCCCTTTCTGAATATCCACGCTAACCCTAAATGAAAGGACACCATTCCCCATTCCTCCATGAGTATCTGATTTGGAAGTTCCTCCCTgtgatttccttgtttcttgtaAATCATTTTTGCTTTGCTCACATCCTCACCTGGTATAGTTTTTTGTGACTCACCAACGACTGAACTTCTGTTAGTTCAGTTATATCAGGAGAACTGGTTCTGGCTTAGGTGAGGTTCCTGCTTGATGAGGTAAGATTATTTGTCACCCAGTATTATGCTCTAGTATATTCTTTACCTTGGAGGTAAGAACCTTTATAAATACTGTGTTTATTCAAGagaatttgtaaaatgaaggcatCAACACAGGcatatacattttgaatattgtATTTACATCATACAGTACATGTGCTATCTATTTCTTCAATGGAAACTTCTGGGGAGTGACAAATGTATTTAGCATATTCTAATATGAATTAGAATTTCACAACAGGAccttggggatcttgttaaaatgcatataCTGCTCAGGAGTTCTAGGATGGGGTAGatgtctgcatttctaacaaggcaTTAGTCTATTGGCCATGAGATACATATTTCAATAATGAAGAAGTAGAACTCAAAGACAAGAACTTTTGGGGAACTTGGAACTGAATGGGATTCATAGCAATTACAGCTTCTACTAGAATAGCAAGAAAGGCAATAAACCTTTCCAAGCATTCCCTGGATAGTAGAGAGCATTCACAGTTTTTCATAACTTATTGCAAAATAAATCATAATCTAAGACAACAGACACATTATTCTTCTATTTCcatgtgaatattttttcaaGCATCCAGTACGTGGTAGGGATCAGGTTTTAACCCAGGTCATCTGACCTGGAGTTGACCTAAAATGACACCGAAAATATACGGAGGGGCCCCTAACCAAATGATCATAGCAGGTGTCAAACCTGAAGAATGATGGAAAGAAGGTATGCACACAAAATTGATCACCTTTATACATTCCATGCTCACATCcacaaatattcaaagaagttgTATAGATATTAAACATAGAAAAGTATGCTGGTGACTAGGAAACATTTTCAatgaaggacacctgggtggctcacgtggttaagtgtccacttcttgaatttggctcaggccatgatttcacactTCACCAGTTCaaaccccacctcaggctctgtgctgacaatgtggagccggctagggattctctctctctgcccctgccgctctcttcctcaaaaacaaacaaaacattttcagtGGCATGAAACTCATAAAACTAATTGTAGATAATGATGCTTAGGTCTTTTACTCACACTatcaacacaaacacacattaaGATACAAAGACAATAGTTATTTCTGACTCTAGTATGATGAGGTATACAATCAGAAAAATTTTCACCTGTAGCACAGAAAGCTAACATACAGTTGTATTATGTGGACATTCATCAAATAAAGGCTGGttcctacatttttctttaagtttatttatattgtgaAAGAGAAC contains the following coding sequences:
- the LOC122493767 gene encoding putative protein ZNF720, which codes for MANSQGLLTFRDVAIEFSQEELRCLNHSQWELYRDVMLENYGHLLFLGLVVSKPDLVIFLEQKKDVWAVKRKETVATHPGRWEGSR